The Cyprinus carpio isolate SPL01 chromosome B8, ASM1834038v1, whole genome shotgun sequence genome segment aaaaacatcacaataatccacaagtaatccacagcactccagtccatcagtgaacatctggagaagacaaaagatgaaacacatccagcattaagatgtttttaactcaaatacatagagtctataatccataataacacttcctccagtgaaaaagtgttctggtgtgaatcaggagagaaatctgcacagatcaagcagcgttttaaAATCAGCACAGATCAAGCccgtctggattttgatgtgagagacaacaggagatgcactttttcactggaggaagtgttattatggattatagactctatgtatttgagtttaaaaacgttttaatgctggatgtgtttcatcttttgtcttctccagatgttaactgatggactggagtgctgtggattacttgtggattattgtgatgtttttatcagctgtttggactctcattctgacggcacccattcactgcagagcatccattgctgagacactgatgcagtgctacatttctacaaacctgatgaagacacaaatcTCGGATGATCCTGAGGATgagcatgttttcatttttgggtgattattcttttaaacattttcactCCAGAATCCTGCAGAATCCCAGTATGAAGTCGTTTTATAACTTCAGTGCAAGTGATCTCAAAGATttacttcaaaaacattattcatgtgGTTTCTCTTTAAACTCTTCCCTCAGATGAGATAAATATGTACCATGGTAAGACCTCATTATGGTCAATTATTTATCTCTGTAAATACTCACAACTTCCTCCGATAACTTGACGTCTCTGAAGTCACACACAGCGTCCATGACGGCGAGGGCTCGCCCAAGATAACCGGAGGTCCAGATCAGGGGCATCTCGTGAAACACGGCGTGGATTCCTCTGGACAGCTCGACTTTACCTGGAGACACGATCGAGAGATGAGACTATCTGACTTTCAGACAGAGAATTCTAGAATCTGAGGACGTGCAAAACAACATATCTGCAAAATAGTCCatgcaaaaactgaaataaagattgATAGAAACTGTTGagacatataaacacaaaaaaatactaaaaatgtaactaaaattaaattagcaaaaattggaagggaaaacaaaaaaaataaaccggattctaaatattaacattttattaaaagggtcatgaactgagagaccaaaattcccttgatcttttgacattgAAGAAGTCATTGCACTATAAAAACAtcttgtaagtttcagaactcaaaactttcttgttagtctaaaacaGCTTATATTAAAGGCAGTCTATCAAAActacagcttgtggaatgttctatgctatgatgtaatagtgtagataagcaccgcctccgcagaagattAATGACGTCGCTGCCTGTTATGCCCCACCCACTGATTCGCATCGCTGTCAGTTTAGCCCCTCCCACTGATTCTCATCGCTGCCTGTAATGCCCTGCCCACCGATTCTCATCGCATGTTTAGCCCCTCCCACCGATTCCCCACCGCTGCCAGTTTAGCCCCTCCCACCAGTTCCCCACCACTGCCAGTTTAGCCCCTCCCACCGATTCTCCaccgctgcctgtttagccccgcccaccgattctcatcgctgcctgtttagccccgcccaccgattcccCACCGCTGCCAGTTTAGCCCCTCCCACCGATTCCCCACCGCTGCCAGTTTAGCCCCTCCCACCGATTATCCACCTCTGCCAGTTTAGCCCCTCCCACCGATTCCCCACCGCTGCCAGTTTAGCCCCTCCCACCGATTATCCACCTCTGCCAGTTTAGCCCCTCCCACCGATTATCCaccgctgcctgtttagccccgcccaccgattctcatcgctgcctgtttagcccctccCACCGATTCTCATCGCTGCCAGTTTAGCTTctcatcgctgcctgtttagcccctccCACCGATTCTCATCGCTGCCAGTTTAGCTTttcatcgctgcctgtttagcccctccCACCGATTCCCCACCGCTGCCAGTTTAGCCCCTCCCACCAATTCCCCACCGCTGCCAGTttcatgcttagtgcatatcaccatctaattgatggctgtgcaaccgtcccacctgtgggacgcttggtgctctttttttttgttgtcctttttctctataaaatcttttagtaatcatcataaattatatatcattcgaaagcttagaagctcaagattcatcctgtgaaaaccattttgaaatcggacattgtgttaccatggaaatcgtactttaaaatcttatggcggtctcctccccttTAGTGGgtggtgtcaagtgtcatattacaaaatgcattacggtcttttagaatcaaaactttttataatcttggcaacaaacatatcattggaaaggtctgagtctcaggattgcatatttggtggttattttgagtattgaagtaaaattgacagagaaatctagggaaaacttcattaaacaaaattcaaaggagttttgatggctcccagtggctgtttgtggtatgacgccactaaataaaatctcacaggaacctcaatttttttcatgtcaacttcaaatttggaacataacttatttagacacaaggctttaattttataccaattttagattAAAACctgttatgtgaaatatttataataaataaaatgaaattaatatagtgcattttatttacagtacatttaaacttctataactttttgatactttaattttttgaaaaaattccacttttgccaaaatctgctaattttcttctttaaaaagagaccaaccttaggtctatattccaaagtgttcataaaatacaacaatttaagtctggatagtgcactttaatgcctattttaaaaatggggggtgacagttaaggggttaatctttaatccttgagaatgtgaattatattgtttgttttatgctaattatatattaagtcatatcagatatgtattttgatttagaattcagacattatagaaaatgccactccatgtgtgagataatataacgtaataaataagataaatatatataagttaaacattaccttgtcatagtgttttataatttatacagataactcttatatatgccaataaaagaaataatcatattagaataatatattaccttatttattacttatattagcgcttcctcattaacatatcaaaagctgctccggagcaggttaagttcagagagtgagtggctatgactactaacataccctgaaagttacctccgtttttggaaccgaaagttgaggttatccgcttacttactcttaaacatacccgggtatgtcacctaacctgctttctggaataccccccgaAGACAGCAAGATGttgtgcagtgccaagttgtggaaaaacagtgtttgcattgccttccttctgtgaatgaactttaatttaatgaagatccagaccgcatcagtaagaacttggtcctttgttcacttcattttaccgcagatttgtttacaaacaaggcacaattcgactATACtagatccgacagtaatgtcacaacaaaagtgtgagtaaatgttttcattgcaTGATCACTATtgattattcatgcattttaacctaaatcacagcagcgtccatctgtgagGACACAACTagtagccaatcacagcagtgggcgtttacttccgagtctacaatcctccaaaacacaacacaaaataacttattacttctaaattatgtttctAGATGTAAAATCTTGATTACactataagtggacctcagagaacagtacaaaaataaaaaccagagGCAGTTCATGAAAaaccaacatttctcattttaaatctaGTTTAACCTGAtgcaaatggcaaaaaaagatgcaacaaaattactaaaactttaaaataaaaaaaggaaaatataattaaaaatatatatatttctaaaaaggGTAACAAACAATATCTTTACactaaaattacattgttttagtgtttttttgtaattttttaatttttaaaattttttaattattttttatttttttttcagtttaataaacGTGTAGagatttttaataacatatttgaatgataaaaaaagcaAGAGTTGCAGATAATAGTCTCATATCGGCCTGATTAACCAAACtttccataaaacaaataaaacaagcccctggcaattaataaaataaccagTATTGCTTTAATACCatcattttgaatcagtttttattttgatatttttgattttacatttgtatCTTCCATtctattgtttaattttagtaattttaagtttttttcatttatgaatttattaattgcaatcaataaaacatttccaATTGGTTTGTAAAGGTGTTTTTATGTATGTCTGGCCTgagttttcattgcatttacatGCTTCAGTCCAGCATGTGGTGTTTTGAGCGctttgaatcagtgaatcatttaacaAACGAATCGGCTCAATTGATTCAAAGTTCTCCCATCACTAAGGCATACACACCAATAAGAGCCAATCCCAGAAGCCGAGCGCTGAATCCGACGGAGTTCTCCTGCTTCAGTCCAGCCAACATCAGAGACGCTCCCAAGCTCCTCTCCTCCTgccactgaacacaaacacatcacaaacCCGACTGGATCCAGTGTTTTCAGACCCCACACACTCGTCTACTTACACTGAGCTCAGGTTTGGTTGCCAGATATTTGCTGAGGGCATAAAGCGACAGAATCTGTGTGGAGATTCGCTCAAACGACTCCTGAAGCATCACTTCCTCCACCACCGAACAGGCTCCTGGATTGAACACATTAGAGTCTTCTCATGATCGTGTTTGTCTTGTGTGCATGTCCAGTCAGCTACTGGATGAGGAACAGCATTACAAACCTTTAAAGTCCTCGTCTTTTAGAAAGGAGTCAATGAGAAGATTGAAGGAGAAGTCATCAGGAAACATGCCAAACTGAACCTAcagtcaaataaatgttttcagaaCCCACAAAAGACTTTCGATTTCATAGCATTTCACAATATGAGAAAGATTATGAAAAACGGCtttcatttacagtttaaaataataaactttttttaaaagaagtttctcttttgctcaccgaggcttcatttatttgatcaaaagtactgtaaaaaatgtaaaatattattagaatccaaatatctgttttctatgtgaatctctgttaaagtgtaatttatttctgttatgcacTGATgtgttagctgtatttttagtaTAGTTTTTAGTGTCTTGTGATCTTCTTATGACACTGTGATAAACaatcgtttaaaagtttgggcaaatccgtttaaaataataatattttacacacgtttaacacacattaaattgaaaaagtgactgtaaagacatttataatgttacattagatttctatttcaaataaacgctgttcttttgaactttctgttcatctgtgaatcctaaaaaaaataaaatgcatcacggtttcctcaaaaatattaatgttttcaacactgataataatcagaaatgtttcttgagcagcaaatcatcatattagaatgatttctgaagatcatgtgacactgaagactggagtaatgatgctgaaaatacagctgcacatcacagaaataaattacagtttaacagagattcacatagaaaacagctgttttaaattgtaataatatttcagatttttactgtatttttgagcacatAAAAGCAGCCTCGCTGATAATCTGACATCTTCCGCACCTTGTTCTTCAGCGAGTACAGGGCTTTATCCCTGGCGCCGTATTTAAGACAGCGTCGGATCCAGCTGTGGATGGTCCAGTCCCGAAGATACCAGCAGTTCGGACTGTGACGAAACCTGAGGAGAACAACACATGAACAAACCCAACAGATGCACTGAATCACTAACCTGATTAAAGcgttagttcagccaaatattaaaatgatgtcattaatgactcaccctcatgtcgttccgaacccgtaagacctccgttcatcttcagaacacagtttaagatattttagatttagtccgaggtcttacaggtttggaacgacatgagggcgagtcattaatgacatcattttaatatttggctgaactaacgCTTTAAAGAGTCCTGCAGTGATACTTACTTATACAGGTAATACTGTGCTTGATCCACTTCCTCTTTCGATGACAGATTATCTATGAACTAAACAAAACGCACACGTTAAAACATTGACTTTATTTACAGCACCACACAACTTTATACCCATTTGAGTTAtgaattcacaaaataaaaacgtTCGAGTCGTCTTCTTATGTTTCTAATAtacatctgaagtggatcaaaattaagttttgatatatttatggtaggaaatttactaaatatcttcatggaacatgatctttacttaatatcctaatgatttttgtcataaaagagaaatgtataattgtgacccatacaatgtattgttgtctattgctacaaatataagttacaggtcaaaagtttggaaacattactatttttaatgtttttgaaagaagtttcttctgctcatcaagcctgcatttatttgatcaaaaatacagaaaaaaaacagtaatattgtgaaatattattacaacttaaaataatagttttctatttgaatatacttaaaaaaaataatttattcctgtgatgcaaagctgaattttcagcatcactactccagccttcagtgtcacatgtaacatccagtctatcacatgatcatttagaaatcattctaatattctgatttattatgagtgttggaaacagttctgctgtctaatatatttgatgaataaaaggttaaaaagaactgcatttattcaaaataaaaaatatatttcattttctttttttttttatcaatttaacacatccttgctgaataaaagtattgattttatttaaaaaaaataaaaaataaaaaaatcactgaccccaaattactgaacagtagtgtatattgttattacaaaatatttatattttaaaaacatagcttcttttttttttttttttttttactttttattcatcaaagtatcctaaaaaaagtatcacatgttctgaaaaaatattaagcagcagaacggTTTCCaaatttgataatgaatcatcatattagaatgatttctaaaggatcatgtgataatgatcctaaaaattcagctttgcatcacagaaataaatgataatttaaagtataataaatttaaaaacaattattttaaattgtaataatatatcacaatattactgttttttctgtatttttgatcaaataaatgcaggcttgatgagcagaagaaacttctttcaaaaacattaaaaatagtaatgtttccaaacttttgacctggactgtacctgtgctacttatgactgcttctgtgctgcagggacacatttgtgtttaaaatgcaatgtaaGATGCTCTCTCACCCTGGCGATGACCAAAGAGCTGACGGGAAACTTCCTCTCATACGTTCTGTCCATCAGAGAGGCCAGCTGACCTGCAGACGTTTAAACCCAGGCACATTTAAGACACACAGaaagttaaacacacacagacggaTGTGGTTTCAGAGCAGTGCGGTCTCACCCAGGTCCTGTGCATCTCTCGGCCTCTGCTCCCAAACGGCCGGGTCTGTGTACGCCGACGACAGCAGACATCTCCTGACTGACGGACAACACAGTGAGGGATGGACtgataatatacattaatatttattaattaattaattcatttagcagatgcttttatctaaatgATGACAGCAGAAGCAATCAGAGTGTGTCTGAACAAATCATGAAACCATTACATCActaaaaacatcatataaaaactgctttatgtgtaacttaaaaaaaaaaaaatcagtttatttcagtgttgatttttaattgaatttggaGTCATTTGCTGTCAGTTTGAACCTTTAATATTGCATTAACACGAGTGGAGGAGCTTCTGTAAGCTTTAGTAGGGATTGGCACGTACTGTACTTGATATAAACGCAAATGAACGATAAAAAATCGATGcttaatcaaaacaaatcaaacatagAGCTTGTGAATCAAAAGCGATTAATAAATCGATCACTTGCAAcgattatattattaatgtattatcaGATGAGGACATGCATAACGTATTTACATAGTCTAAAAAAatgattataacaaaaaaaaaacgattataaaaaaacacacgtgtttaatttttttgaaaaacgcGTTGAACGCGATCACGCCATTCACCTTCATTCACCTCCTCACACGGCTGTATCACTAATCACAGCTTTACGCTTCTACATTTATCCTGCTATTAATTTAGTATGACAGCGTCATTATGATCAATAAATACTGACACTCACCTATCGATCTGTAATTGACGCATTTAGTAAAAGTTTGTACAGGAGACAAACAGCGTTGCAGGATGGAAGCCGCCATCTTTAGACTGAACCATTCGGCGCGAGGCGGGGGGGGTTCACAGAAAATCACCACGATTGATTTGGAATCACTTGGATGCATAACATttagaaatacattattattgcaaACAGTTACAGATGGATAGAGAGAATTTGTTACTTATATCAAATGTATACcttgttttttaaagtacattgtAATGTAACCAACCAACCCAGTGCATCCGCGATGGTGTagtccagtggttctcaaccacattcctggaggaccaccaacactgcacattttgcatgtctccttaatcaaacacacctgattcaggtcaccttctcattagtagaaactcacagacttgttatgggtgtgtcagacaaaggagacatgcaaaatgtgcagtgttggtggtcctccaggaatgtggttgagaaccactagtCTACTCTGCGCTAGCGcgttgaaaattattttaattatttttaatgagttaACGATTAAATTAAAAACCAAGGATCGCGTTTGAATACTATTTAAGCGCgattctaataatattatttctacACGATTCTTGGGTCACATGGTGCGATTGTGGGTGTGTCCGAGAGAGGGCGCGCTAATCTCATAATCTCTGCTGATGATTTGAAAACAATTgagaattaattttaatacactTTAGAAACACCATTCTTCTCAATTTACTGTATAATcgttaagcatttaaaaaataaataaataataaaaatgacaatttatttaattaaactaacTCCTAAAACACATCAGAGTTAAATAGAGATTTAAAGTGCATGTGAGAACACAGTAAACAGAAAATAACAAGGGTGCAGAATAACTGGACTTCAGCCTCGTACTGGAAATGCAGTTGTGTTTCTGTCTAAACATCCTCAGAGGAACTGACTGCTTTTACAAATGACAGAAACCGAAGACACACACACCGTTTACATGAACTGACCGGCCGGAAAACTGTGTGTATTAAAGCTCTTTCCCTTCACAGCCACAGTGAAAGTCTGCactcattcatttaaaacactcTTAGACACCTGAGAGATGCCAGATGACTGAAGAAAccctgaatatattttaaatatatgctgtaaaTTGCAAAgctcaataaaatatatttagttacatccttcaatatatatatatatatacaatgtattttcAGGGACTAGTCTTACAGTATCCTTTgtgttatatgtattattttagttatttttgtgaatatttaattttttatatttgatgttttcGTGTTAACTTTAGTTGAAGTTTTTGCATTTTAGTTGTGTTTGtcttgaaactgaaaatatatttagatacatccttcatatacaaaaatataattttttatgtattttcggGGACTAGTCTTACAGTATCctttgtattatatgtattattttatttttgtgaatatttaatttttatattttctgctttcgtGTTAACTTTAGTTGacattttagttgtgtttttgtcacgTTTAGTAGTTTATAAAAAGGTAGAATTTGAATTAacagttattaataatttttatttcagttttagttttagttaaattagttcagcaaatgaaaaattaaaaatgttggtttggaaacaagctaaaataaaatacgtttaagtttttgtgttttatttcaagtaacaaacatgcatttatctaggcctatttattttattttattttttacaattttgttttggTTATATTTAACCATAATAATCCTGAATTAGGGCAAAatattgttgaatattaaaaaaaaatatatatatatatataattatatatatatatttatatatatatttaaaatagttataaatgagaaaaaaaatatttacgtgaatttatttttttaatatattttagcaaatattttcaaatatatttagatttttttttgctgcgagggaaatgcattttgtgttcaGTGAAGGCCGCTTGAGTCTGCTCTGTCAGGATCGGGTCATTAACCGCTGGCTCTGGTCACACAGAAGTAGAACTGAACAGAAGGTgtggtttttgtatttttcacaGT includes the following:
- the mrps27 gene encoding 28S ribosomal protein S27, mitochondrial, which codes for MAASILQRCLSPVQTFTKCVNYRSIVRRCLLSSAYTDPAVWEQRPRDAQDLGQLASLMDRTYERKFPVSSLVIARFIDNLSSKEEVDQAQYYLYKFRHSPNCWYLRDWTIHSWIRRCLKYGARDKALYSLKNKVQFGMFPDDFSFNLLIDSFLKDEDFKGACSVVEEVMLQESFERISTQILSLYALSKYLATKPELSWQEERSLGASLMLAGLKQENSVGFSARLLGLALIGKVELSRGIHAVFHEMPLIWTSGYLGRALAVMDAVCDFRDVKLSEEVLNHVEEILKDLSVNADGQNGTDTPREEDDELETQKLPEYINRFKELKERLVSRDRIDSRSLVSLVSALTQQTLEACEDADIAEYQQTVSVWEAERQQLIQRERETKEKNQKSV